The proteins below come from a single Etheostoma spectabile isolate EspeVRDwgs_2016 unplaced genomic scaffold, UIUC_Espe_1.0 scaffold00001614, whole genome shotgun sequence genomic window:
- the LOC116675180 gene encoding LOW QUALITY PROTEIN: WD repeat-containing protein on Y chromosome-like (The sequence of the model RefSeq protein was modified relative to this genomic sequence to represent the inferred CDS: inserted 2 bases in 1 codon), whose translation MDSRSELTKTDKMFTAENVQEIVTLFHEADSDGDGRLDIEEFCEGLKQLFPTMDEEDLIALHMKIDTNGDGGVDLGELTDYLVNKNKASQNMAFKNQIFPKPIKMISVDQHRLIVRLIHRPFENDRKPDHGSEVLLGQTSTYQKGQYLSITSNGILNFWPDSFDTSYPIQLYKKENTLPFSHNKKMHVNDMVYISELKQLAISTSDRELIFYRCNEFPKLFSTSHSLIVEDNIVNTMNYWSNGTKAVFSFGDVKGFLSVFVSNNICENGLFFRDAYEKISLQKYPTVYVSTLLKNPSKDFLCVKVNIFNDICSQIQYFPSLSSFAICGSSSKTMVLASLPKTSATKMSTTVFKSRGDVDFFTCVEYSTSSGYLLTGGTDALLRTWFPHKTVSCIQELKGHAKPITHIMLNPKEKVFVSLSLDHHICVWSEDAMICLQSFKIKEMMQSPISSVCYNTHNNELVLANTDIGKYLGRGTDVFKNALTSHDKPLCCALYHNIFKQVVSVCQNGVVTVWDILTGTAAMQFKVTPDQYVGHVAISFDGLKRRLITISQDGKVKLWNFNNGTELAILPVTVQREVTGIVCVDNRVFVSGKNSKIIYDLDIHGYDNRFLKHYYLDDICSMDVHENTLVTASSYGNIVIWEAASGEVLYWLNGSNSPRTNMADKTTQGQTGSLLGDKSPKHVRGTGKRPLKSKSLNGNDIDVINIPLIICLKTREVKVHTATLLTSSDGNIYAWSVISKGGLIGKFRAVKDEGAVITTMSTDPNDQILMTGDSTGKIYQWDIQAFGFKKQANNEPFEDINGWCVSLCPPPLLHSWQSHITGVVSVHCNPTCEKLITAGNCNVCLWENTGTYIGLFGKDQWGASQISLEENAEQEETGRPSTTKTSNFPLARPVFPTKSKSEELTDSIKSLCDRIDKVVSPKKPGDKLTEDLLDRVNRRMMKIQSGLDLIKSEANYNYFEQTNKPLENLYFSEVHQGSKTTSTPCPPNTRPTTRCTNDTISLANMQQSDGAVKQGTEPTSKQVHITRQCPDTSSTKHPARHGGVSANTGPCTGSQQTPDHVHMPPIDDKVHRPHHQTRXQSFSRETP comes from the exons ATGGATTCTAGAAGTGAACTTACAAAGACGGACAAAATGTTTACTGCTGAAAATGTGCAAGAGATTGTAACGCTATTTCATGAGGCGGATTCTGATGGAGATGGACGATTGGACATTGAAGAATTCTGTGAAGGACTGAAGCAGTTATTCCCTACTATGGATGAAGAAGATCTCATTGCCCTCCACATGAAGATTGACACAAATGGAGATGGAGGTGTGGACCTCGGGGAGTTAACAGACTACCTGGTGAACAAAAACAAGGCATCACAAAATatggcttttaaaaatcaaatctttCCTAAACCTATAAAAATGATATCGGTGGATCAACATAGATTGATTGTTCGTCTGATTCACCGTCCCTTCGAGAATGACAGGAAACCTGACCATGGTTCAGAGGTTTTATTAGGACAAACCAGCACTTACCAAAAAGGTCAATACCTCTCCATCACCTCGAATGGTATCCTCAACTTCTGGCCTGACAGCTTTGACACCTCATACCCAATTCAATtatacaaaaaggaaaacacacttcCTTTTTCACACAACAAGAAAATGCACGTTAATGACATGGTCTACATCAGTGAACTCAAGCAACTGGCTATCTCCACTTCTGACAGGGAACTAATATTCTATCGCTGCAATGAATTCCCTAAGTTGTTTTCAACCAGCCACTCTTTAATAGTAGAGGACAACATAGTGAATACCATGAACTACTGGTCCAATGGCACTAAAGCAGTGTTTTCCTTTGGCGATGTAAAaggttttttgtctgtgtttgtctccaACAACATATGTGAAAACGGCCTCTTCTTCAGAGATGCATATGAGAAAATCTCTCTGCAAAAGTACCCAACTGTTTATGTTTCTACCCTGTTAAAAAACCCCTCTAAAGACTTTCTATGTGTGAAGGTCAACATCTTTAATGACATTTGCAGTCAGATTCAATACTTTCCATCACTTAGCTCATTTGCCATCTGCGGTAGTTCATCCAAGACAATGGTCCTTGCTTCTCTACCCAAGACATCCGCAACCAAAATGTCTACAACAGTCTTTAAGAGCAGAGGAGATGTGGACTTCTTCACCTGTGTAGAATACTCCACTTCCTCTGGGTATCTGCTGACCGGTGGGACGGACGCCCTACTGAGGACGTGGTTTCCCCATAAAACAGTGTCATGCATCCAGGAATTAAAGGGACATGCCAAACCCATCACCCATATAATGTTAAATCCCAAGGAAAAAGTTTTTGTTAGTTTATCGCTGGACCACCATATATGTGTTTGGTCAGAGGATGCAATGATCTGTTTgcaaagcttcaagataaaagaaATGATGCAGAGTCCTATCTCCAGTGtgtgttacaacacacacaacaatgagTTAGTCCTAGCTAACACAGATATTGGCAAATATCTTGGAAGAGGAACtgatgtgtttaaaaatgcattaacatCGCATGACAAGCCCCTGTGCTGTGCTCTCTAtcacaacattttcaaacaggTTGTCTCTGTTTGCCAAAATGGCGTGGTGACAGTGTGGGATATCTTAACAGGAACGGCCGCCATGCAGTTCAAGGTGACTCCAGATCAGTACGTGGGGCATGTTGCTATTTCATTTGATGGACTAAAGCGCAGACTGATCACAATTTCCCAGGATGGAAAAGTTAAACTTTGGAACTTCAACAACGGAACAGAGCTTGCCATTCTTCCTGTTACCGTACAAAGGGAGGTGACAGGTATCGTCTGTGTAGACAATAGGGTGTTTGTGTCGGGAAAGAACTCCAAGATCATTTATGACCTGGACATACACGGATATGACAACAGATTTTTGAAGCATTATTATTTAGATGACATTTGCTCAATGGATGTCCATGAAAACACACTGGTTACTGCCTCCAGCTATGGAAATATTGTCATCTGGGAGGCCGCCAGTGGCGAAGTTCTCTACTGGCTCAATGGCAGCAACAGCCCTCGGACAAACATGGCAGACAAAACCACTCAGGGCCAGACAGGGAGTCTGCTTGGTGACAAGAGTCCAAAGCATGTCAGAGGCACTGGGAAAAGACCTCTAAAAAGTAAATCCCTGAATGGGAATGACATTGATGTGATTAACATACCTCTTATCATATGTCTGAAGACCAGGGAGGTTAAAGTTCACACAGCCACACTGCTGACGTCTTCAGATGGCAACATATATGCCTGGTCTGTTATTAGCAAGGGAGGATTGATTGGAAAGTTCAGAGCAGTGAAGGATGAAGGAGCAGTCATTACCACCATGTCAACTGATCCCAATGACCAGATATTAATGACCGGGGATAGTACCGGAAAGATTTATCAGTGGGACATTCAGgcttttgggtttaaaaaacaggcaaacaacgaGCCATTTGAGGATATAAATGGGTGGTGCGTGTCATTGTGTCCACCTCCTCTGTTGCACTCTTGGCAATCTCACATCACAGGGGTGGTGAGTGTTCACTGTAACCCAACTTGTGAAAAGTTAATTACCGCAGGGAACTgcaatgtctgtctgtgggaaaacacaggaacctACATAGGCCTCTTTGGGAAAGACCAATGGGGTGCTTCACAAATCAGCCTTGAGGAGAATGCTGAACAGGAGGAGACCGGCAGACCAAGCACAACGAAGACAAGCAACTTTCCATTGGCACGTCCTGTCTTTCCAACAAAATCAAAGTCAGAAGAACTGACAGACAGCATTAAAAGCCTCTGTGACAGAATAGACAAGGTAGTCAGCCCTAAGAAGCCTGGAGACAAATTAACAGAGGATCTACTTGATCGTGTAAATAGACGGATGATGAAGATTCAGTCAGGACTTGACTTAATAAAAAGCGAAGCcaattacaattattttgaaCAAACTAACAAACCCCTGGAAAATCTGTATTTTAGTGAGGTCCACCAGGGGTCTAAAACTACATCAACACCATGTCCACCAAACACCAGACCAACTACACGttgcactaatgacaccatcagcttagcaaacatgcagcaatctgaTGGTGCCGTGAAGCAGGGGACTGaacccacttcaaaacaagtacacattacaaggcagtgtcctgacaccagttccaccaaacaccctgccaggcatggaggggtctcagcaaacaccggaccatgtaca gggtctcagcaaacaccggaccatgtacacatGCCACCCATCgatgataaggtgcatcgcccacatcatcagacccg tcaaagtttcagcagagagacaccttaa
- the LOC116675181 gene encoding LOW QUALITY PROTEIN: WD repeat-containing protein on Y chromosome-like (The sequence of the model RefSeq protein was modified relative to this genomic sequence to represent the inferred CDS: inserted 3 bases in 3 codons) — translation MDSRSELTKTDKMFTAENVHEIVTLFHEADSDGGGRLDIEEFCEGLKQLFPTMDEEDLIALHMKIDTNGDGSVDLGELTDYLVNKNKASQNMAFKNQIFPKPIEMISVDHHKAIVRLIHRPFENDRKPDHGSEVLLGQTSTYQKGQYLSISSNGILNFWPDSFDTPYPIQLYKKENTLPFSHNKKMHVTDMVYISELKQLAISTSDRELIFYRCNEFPKLFSTSHSLIVEDNIVNTMNYWSNDTKAVFSFGDVKGFLSVFVSNNIHENGLFFKGAYEKISLRDYPTVYVSALLKNPSKNFLCVKVNIFNDVCSQIQYFPSLSSFAICGSSSKTMVLASLPKTSTTKTSTKVFKSRGDVEFFTCVEYSTSSGYLLTGGTDALLRTWFPHKTVSCIHELKGHVKPITHIMLNPKEKVFVSLSQDHHIRVWSEDAMICLQSFKIKEMMQSPISSVCYNTHNNELVLANTDIGKYLGRGTDVFKNALTSHDKPLCCALYHNIFKQVVSVCQNGVVTVWDILTGTAAMQFKVTPDQYVGHVAISFDGLKRRLITISQDGKVKIWNFNNGTELAILPVTVQREVTGIVCVDNRVFVSGKNSKIIYDLDIHGYDNRFLKHYYLDDICSMDVHENTLVTASSNGNIVIWEAASGEVLYWLNGSNXPRTNMADKTTQGQTGSLLGHKSPKHVRGTGKRPLXSKSLNGNNTDVINTPLIICLKTREVKVHTATLLTSSDGNIYAWSVISKGGLIGKFRAVKDEGAVITTMSTDPNDQILMTGDSTGKIYQWDIQAFGFKKQANNEPFEDINGWCVSLCPPPLLHXWQSHITGVVSVHCNPTCEKLITAGNCNVCLWENTGTYIGLFGKDQWGASQISLEENAEQEETGRPSTTKTSNFPLARPVFPTKSKSEELTDSIKSLCDRIDKVVSPKKPGDKLTEDLLDRVNRRMMKIQSGLDLIKSEANYN, via the exons ATGGATTCTAGAAGTGAACTTACAAAGACGGACAAAATGTTTACTGCTGAAAATGTGCATGAGATTGTAACGCTATTTCATGAGGCGGATTCTGATGGAGGTGGACGATTGGACATTGAAGAATTCTGTGAAGGACTGAAGCAGTTATTCCCTACTATGGATGAAGAAGATCTCATTGCCCTCCACATGAAGATTGACACAAATGGAGATGGAAGTGTGGACCTCGGGGAGTTAACAGACTACCTGGTGAACAAAAACAAGGCATCACAAAATatggcttttaaaaatcaaatctttCCTAAACCTATCGAAATGATATCGGTGGATCACCATAAAGCGATTGTTCGTCTGATTCACCGTCCCTTCGAGAATGACAGGAAACCTGATCATGGTTCAGAGGTTTTATTAGGACAAACCAGCACTTACCAAAAAGGTCAATACCTCTCCATCAGCTCGAATGGTATCCTCAACTTCTGGCCTGACAGCTTTGACACCCCATACCCAATTCAATtatacaaaaaggaaaacacacttcCTTTTTCACACAACAAGAAAATGCACGTTACTGACATGGTCTACATCAGTGAACTCAAGCAACTGGCTATCTCCACTTCTGACAGGGAACTAATATTCTATCGCTGCAATGAATTCCCTAAGTTGTTTTCAACCAGCCACTCTTTAATAGTAGAGGACAACATAGTGAATACCATGAACTACTGGTCCAATGACACTAAAGCAGTGTTTTCCTTTGGCGATGTAAAaggttttttgtctgtgtttgtctccaACAACATACATGAAAACGGCCTCTTCTTCAAGGGTGCATATGAGAAAATCTCTCTGCGGGATTATCCAACTGTTTATGTTTCAGCCCTGTTAAAAAACCCCTCTAAAAACTTTCTATGTGTGAAGGTCAACATCTTTAATGATGTTTGCAGTCAGATCCAATATTTTCCATCACTTAGCTCGTTTGCTATCTGCGGTAGTTCATCCAAGACAATGGTCCTTGCTTCTCTACCAAAGACATCCACAACCAAAACGTCTACAAAAGTCTTCAAGAGCAGAGGAGATGTGGAATTTTTCACCTGTGTAGAATACTCCACTTCCTCTGGGTATCTGCTGACCGGTGGGACGGACGCCCTACTGAGGACGTGGTTTCCCCACAAAACAGTGTCATGCATCCATGAATTAAAGGGACATGTCAAACCCATCACCCATATAATGTTAAATCCCAAGGAAAAGGTTTTTGTTAGTTTATCGCAGGACCACCATATACGTGTTTGGTCAGAGGATGCAATGATCTGTTTgcaaagcttcaagataaaagaaATGATGCAGAGTCCTATCTCCAGTGtgtgttacaacacacacaacaatgagTTAGTCCTAGCTAACACAGATATTGGCAAATATCTTGGAAGAGGAACtgatgtgtttaaaaatgcattaacatCGCATGACAAGCCCCTGTGCTGTGCTCTCTAtcacaacattttcaaacaggTTGTCTCTGTTTGCCAAAATGGCGTGGTGACAGTGTGGGATATCTTAACAGGAACGGCCGCCATGCAGTTCAAGGTGACTCCAGATCAGTACGTGGGGCATGTTGCTATTTCATTTGATGGACTAAAGCGCAGACTGATCACAATTTCCCAGGATGGAAAAGTTAAAATTTGGAACTTCAACAACGGAACAGAGCTTGCCATTCTTCCTGTTACCGTACAAAGGGAGGTGACAGGTATCGTCTGTGTAGACAATAGGGTGTTTGTGTCGGGAAAGAACTCCAAGATCATTTATGACCTGGACATACACGGATATGACAACAGATTTTTGAAGCATTATTATTTAGATGACATTTGCTCAATGGATGTCCATGAAAACACACTGGTTACTGCCTCCAGCAATGGAAATATTGTCATCTGGGAGGCCGCCAGTGGCGAAGTTCTCTACTGGCTCAATGGCAGCA ACCCTCGAACAAACATGGCAGACAAAACCACTCAGGGCCAGACAGGGAGTCTGCTTGGTCACAAGAGTCCAAAGCATGTCAGAGGCACTGGGAAAAGACCTC AAAGTAAATCCCTGAATGGGAACAACACTGATGTGATTAACACACCTCTTATCATATGTCTGAAGACCAGGGAGGTTAAAGTTCACACAGCCACACTGCTGACGTCTTCAGATGGCAACATATATGCCTGGTCTGTTATTAGCAAGGGAGGATTGATTGGAAAGTTCAGAGCAGTGAAGGATGAAGGAGCAGTCATTACCACCATGTCAACTGATCCCAATGACCAGATATTAATGACCGGGGATAGTACCGGAAAGATTTATCAGTGGGACATTCAGgcttttgggtttaaaaaacaggcaaacaacgaGCCATTTGAGGATATAAATGGGTGGTGCGTGTCATTGTGTCCACCTCCTCTGTTGC TCTGGCAATCTCACATCACAGGGGTGGTGAGTGTTCACTGTAACCCAACTTGTGAAAAGTTAATTACCGCAGGGAACTgcaatgtctgtctgtgggaaaacacaggaacctACATAGGCCTCTTTGGGAAAGACCAATGGGGTGCTTCACAAATCAGCCTTGAGGAGAATGCTGAACAGGAGGAGACCGGCAGACCAAGCACAACGAAGACCAGCAACTTTCCATTGGCACGTCCTGTCTTTCCAACAAAATCAAAGTCAGAAGAACTGACAGACAGCATTAAAAGCCTCTGTGACAGAATAGACAAGGTAGTCAGCCCTAAGAAGCCTGGAGACAAATTAACAGAGGATCTACTTGATCGTGTAAATAGACGGATGATGAAGATTCAGTCAGGACTTGACTTAATAAAAAGCGAGGCCAATTACAATTAG